A region of Geobacillus sp. 46C-IIa DNA encodes the following proteins:
- a CDS encoding DUF2249 domain-containing protein yields the protein MSQFAAKIHAPDYPPRDRHPAIFRLFDSLKPGEVMELVNDHDPRPLQYQFMMERPDQFTWEYLEEGPDVWWVAIGKK from the coding sequence ATGAGCCAATTTGCTGCAAAAATCCATGCTCCGGATTATCCGCCGCGCGATCGCCATCCCGCAATTTTCCGGCTGTTTGACAGCCTGAAGCCGGGGGAGGTGATGGAGCTTGTCAACGACCATGACCCGCGTCCGTTGCAATACCAGTTTATGATGGAGCGTCCGGATCAGTTTACATGGGAGTACTTAGAGGAAGGACCGGACGTCTGGTGGGTGGCCATCGGCAAAAAATAA
- a CDS encoding molybdenum cofactor guanylyltransferase, whose product MKQTIAGVVLAGGQSRRFGRPKAFALHQGAPFFAWSVAALAPIVDELYLISHPALVDEFRRRTDIPVLLDVEGYRGSGPLAGIYTAMEQSQSDWVFVLPCDMPYMDKDVTERLAAYADPSFDAVVPLHDGRPEPLVALYHQRLRPMIAKLLDAGERRMVSLLDGARVRYVDAQQLAADENVWRNVNKEEEYR is encoded by the coding sequence ATGAAACAAACGATTGCTGGAGTGGTGCTGGCCGGCGGCCAGTCGCGCCGGTTTGGACGGCCGAAGGCGTTCGCGTTGCATCAAGGAGCGCCATTTTTCGCTTGGTCTGTCGCCGCGCTTGCTCCGATCGTTGACGAATTGTATCTCATCAGCCATCCGGCGCTTGTCGACGAGTTTCGTCGGCGAACGGATATCCCGGTGCTGCTCGATGTGGAGGGTTACCGCGGCTCTGGGCCGCTTGCCGGCATTTACACCGCCATGGAACAGAGCCAATCCGATTGGGTGTTCGTCCTGCCGTGCGACATGCCGTATATGGACAAGGACGTAACGGAACGGCTCGCCGCCTATGCCGATCCGTCCTTTGACGCCGTCGTTCCGCTCCATGACGGTCGCCCGGAGCCATTGGTCGCCTTGTACCACCAGCGGCTTCGCCCGATGATCGCCAAGCTGCTTGATGCCGGCGAACGACGGATGGTCTCGCTTCTTGACGGCGCCCGCGTCCGCTATGTTGACGCCCAACAGCTTGCCGCGGATGAAAACGTATGGCGCAATGT